The following proteins are encoded in a genomic region of Micrococcaceae bacterium Sec5.8:
- a CDS encoding TSUP family transporter — protein sequence MVSGLESIELTTLILIVVAGFAAGWVDAVVGGGGLIQLPAMLLVPGISPVQALATNKMGSIFGTTTSAVTYYRRVRPDLRTALPMAAVAMGGSFGGAVLAANLPASVFKPIIVAALIAVALFTAFRPSVGELTRLRHSGHRHYVLACLIGGVIGFYDGLIGPGTGSFLIIALVSAMGYAFLEASAKAKIVNMATNAGALLFFVPHGAVLWGLGLVLGLANMAGGYLGARTAVKQGNKFIRVVFLAVVGALIIKLGSDIWQDSLA from the coding sequence GTGGTTTCCGGACTCGAGTCGATTGAACTCACTACCCTCATCCTGATCGTGGTGGCCGGTTTCGCCGCCGGCTGGGTCGACGCGGTGGTTGGCGGCGGAGGATTGATCCAGCTCCCGGCCATGTTGCTGGTGCCGGGCATCAGCCCGGTACAGGCTCTGGCGACGAACAAGATGGGTTCAATTTTCGGAACCACCACCAGTGCCGTCACGTACTACCGACGGGTCCGGCCGGACCTGCGCACGGCCTTGCCCATGGCGGCCGTGGCCATGGGCGGCAGTTTCGGCGGGGCCGTGCTGGCAGCGAATTTACCGGCCAGCGTGTTTAAACCCATCATTGTTGCCGCGCTCATCGCCGTCGCCCTGTTTACCGCGTTCCGTCCCAGCGTGGGGGAGCTGACCCGGCTCCGGCATAGCGGCCACCGCCACTACGTGCTGGCATGCCTCATCGGCGGGGTTATCGGCTTTTATGATGGCTTGATTGGACCGGGCACCGGCTCGTTCCTGATCATCGCACTGGTTTCGGCCATGGGGTACGCCTTCCTCGAAGCGAGCGCCAAAGCCAAGATCGTCAACATGGCCACCAACGCAGGGGCTCTCTTATTCTTCGTGCCGCACGGCGCCGTGCTGTGGGGTCTGGGGCTGGTTCTGGGCCTGGCCAACATGGCCGGCGGCTACCTCGGCGCCCGGACAGCCGTCAAGCAGGGCAACAAATTCATCCGCGTCGTTTTCCTTGCCGTGGTGGGTGCCCTCATCATCAAGCTCGGCTCCGACATCTGGCAGGACAGCCTCGCGTAG
- a CDS encoding proline--tRNA ligase, with translation MVLRLSKLFLRTLREDPADAEVASHRLLVRAGYIRRAAPGIYTWLPLGLSVLRRVEKIIREEMTAIGAQEVHFPALLPKEPYEATNRWTEYGDGIFRLKDRKGNDYLLAPTHEEMFTLLVKDLYSSYKDLPLSIYQIQNKYRDEARPRAGLLRGREFIMKDSYSFDVDDAGLDDSYAAHRGAYLKIFERLGLEVIPVAATAGAMGGSRSEEFLHPTEIGEDTFVRSAGGYAANVEAVTTVVPADIDFSNAPAADVRDTPDTPTIDTLVDAANALVPRSAADGGAWTAADTLKNVVLAVTLPTGERQIVVIGVPGDRGVDLKRVEANIGSFLPIGGEITLEAANEDDLKKHPLIVKGYLGPGLTLDAPLLGAEGSAKLLYLVDPRVVSGSAWVTGANEAGKHVFGLVAGRDFGWDGVIEATEVRAGDEAPDGSGPLETARGIEMGHIFQLGRKYAAAMDLKVLDQNGKQVVVTMGSYGVGVTRAVAALAESNHDDKGLIWPRAVAPADVHVVAVGRGEEIFAAAEKLALDLEAAGLEVIYDDRPKVSPGVKFGDAELVGVPTILAVGRGLVDGVVEIKDRRSGNAENIAVEAAVAYVVDAVRNS, from the coding sequence GTGGTCCTTCGACTCTCCAAGCTGTTCCTGCGCACCCTGCGTGAAGATCCCGCCGATGCCGAAGTGGCCAGCCACCGCCTGCTGGTCCGTGCCGGGTACATCCGCCGGGCCGCGCCGGGCATCTACACGTGGCTTCCCCTGGGATTGAGCGTGCTGCGCCGCGTGGAAAAGATCATCCGCGAAGAAATGACTGCCATCGGAGCCCAGGAAGTGCACTTCCCGGCGCTGCTGCCGAAGGAACCCTACGAGGCCACCAACCGCTGGACCGAGTACGGTGACGGCATCTTTCGGCTCAAGGACCGCAAAGGCAACGACTACCTGCTGGCCCCCACGCACGAGGAAATGTTCACCCTCCTGGTCAAGGACCTGTACTCCTCGTACAAGGACCTGCCGCTGAGCATCTACCAAATCCAGAACAAATACCGCGATGAGGCACGCCCGCGGGCCGGCCTGCTGCGCGGCCGCGAATTCATCATGAAGGACTCGTATTCCTTCGACGTCGATGACGCCGGACTCGATGACAGCTACGCCGCGCACCGCGGGGCCTACCTGAAGATCTTCGAGCGCCTCGGGCTGGAGGTCATTCCGGTGGCAGCCACCGCCGGCGCCATGGGCGGGTCCAGGAGCGAGGAATTCCTGCACCCGACCGAGATCGGCGAGGACACTTTCGTCCGCTCCGCCGGTGGCTACGCAGCCAACGTCGAGGCCGTCACCACCGTGGTTCCGGCGGACATCGACTTTTCCAACGCCCCCGCCGCGGACGTCCGGGACACCCCGGACACCCCCACGATCGACACCCTCGTCGACGCGGCCAACGCTTTGGTACCCCGCAGTGCGGCCGACGGCGGCGCCTGGACGGCCGCCGACACGCTCAAGAACGTCGTGCTTGCCGTCACCCTGCCCACCGGCGAACGCCAGATCGTCGTCATTGGCGTGCCGGGTGACCGGGGCGTCGACCTCAAGCGCGTCGAAGCCAACATCGGCTCCTTCCTGCCGATCGGCGGCGAAATCACCCTTGAGGCCGCCAACGAGGACGACCTCAAAAAGCATCCCCTCATCGTCAAGGGCTACCTCGGCCCCGGCCTGACTCTGGACGCGCCCCTGCTGGGCGCCGAGGGCAGCGCCAAACTGCTCTACCTGGTGGATCCCCGCGTCGTCAGCGGCTCGGCCTGGGTCACCGGCGCGAACGAGGCCGGCAAGCACGTCTTTGGACTGGTGGCCGGCCGGGACTTCGGCTGGGACGGCGTCATCGAGGCCACCGAGGTGCGCGCCGGCGACGAAGCCCCGGACGGCTCCGGACCGCTGGAGACCGCCCGCGGCATTGAAATGGGCCACATCTTCCAGCTCGGGCGCAAGTACGCCGCAGCCATGGATCTGAAAGTCCTGGACCAGAACGGCAAGCAGGTCGTGGTCACCATGGGATCCTACGGCGTCGGCGTCACCCGCGCCGTCGCTGCCCTGGCCGAATCCAACCACGACGACAAGGGCCTGATCTGGCCGCGCGCCGTCGCCCCGGCCGACGTCCACGTGGTGGCTGTCGGCCGCGGCGAGGAAATCTTCGCCGCTGCGGAGAAGCTGGCCCTCGACCTGGAGGCCGCCGGCCTTGAGGTCATCTATGACGACCGTCCCAAGGTGTCGCCGGGCGTGAAATTCGGCGATGCCGAACTCGTCGGCGTCCCAACCATCCTCGCCGTCGGGCGCGGTCTGGTGGATGGCGTCGTCGAGATCAAGGACCGCCGCAGCGGCAACGCCGAAAACATCGCCGTCGAGGCGGCCGTGGCCTACGTGGTCGACGCCGTCCGTAACAGCTAA
- the nusA gene encoding transcription termination factor NusA, with translation MDIDMSALRLLEREREIPLDLLIPTIEQALLVAYHKTPGAFEKARAELDRKSGHVTIWATEIDDDGAPIGEFEDTPAGFGRIAASTARQIILQRLRDAEDDNVLGQFKGREGELVAGTIQQGNNPHMIQVNLGTVEALLPPPEQVPGEKYTHGNRLRAFVIDVHRGTKGPSITLSRSHPGLVRKLFEMEVPEIADRSVEIVALAREAGHRTKMAVKANTPGINAKGACIGEMGSRVRAVMNELNDEKIDIVDYSDDPATFIASALSPSRVNSVTIMDEATRSARVVVPDYQLSLAIGKEGQNARLAAKLTGWRIDIVSDAAVSRDN, from the coding sequence ATGGATATTGACATGAGCGCACTGAGACTCCTGGAGCGTGAGCGCGAAATCCCTCTGGATCTCCTGATTCCGACCATCGAGCAGGCCCTGTTGGTGGCCTACCACAAGACGCCCGGGGCGTTTGAAAAGGCCCGCGCTGAACTGGACCGCAAGAGCGGCCATGTGACCATCTGGGCCACGGAGATCGACGACGACGGCGCCCCGATCGGTGAATTCGAAGACACGCCTGCGGGCTTCGGCCGCATCGCCGCAAGCACCGCGCGGCAGATCATCCTGCAGCGGCTGCGCGACGCTGAGGATGACAACGTACTGGGCCAGTTCAAGGGCCGTGAGGGCGAACTTGTCGCCGGAACCATCCAGCAGGGCAACAACCCGCACATGATCCAGGTCAACCTGGGCACTGTGGAGGCGCTGTTGCCGCCGCCCGAGCAGGTCCCGGGGGAGAAGTACACCCACGGCAACCGGCTCCGCGCGTTCGTCATCGACGTGCACCGCGGCACGAAGGGTCCCTCGATCACCCTGTCCCGGTCGCACCCGGGACTCGTGCGGAAGCTCTTCGAAATGGAAGTTCCGGAAATCGCGGACCGCTCTGTCGAAATTGTCGCGTTGGCCCGCGAAGCCGGGCACCGCACCAAGATGGCCGTCAAAGCCAACACGCCCGGCATCAACGCCAAGGGCGCGTGCATCGGCGAAATGGGCTCCCGTGTCCGTGCCGTCATGAACGAACTCAACGACGAGAAAATCGACATTGTTGATTACAGCGACGATCCGGCGACGTTCATCGCCAGCGCCCTGTCCCCCTCCAGGGTGAACTCGGTCACCATCATGGACGAGGCGACCCGCTCCGCCCGTGTGGTGGTCCCGGATTACCAGCTCTCCCTTGCCATCGGCAAGGAGGGCCAGAACGCCCGCCTGGCCGCCAAGCTCACCGGATGGCGGATCGACATCGTCTCGGACGCTGCAGTCAGCCGCGACAACTAG
- a CDS encoding pyridoxal-dependent decarboxylase produces MSVPERRYSGALEAAARHARQWLSSQQTRPVGPRMTAADLAADFGGPLPRTGMPAAEVVEYLAAKAEPGLMAMPSGRFFGWVIGGTLPAALAADWLVSAWDQNAGLRFATPATAAIEEAAGKWLLDLLDLPRESDVGFATGATMANFTALAAARWRLMANAGWDLDADGLSGAPRIHCFVGQERHDTIDLGLRYLGLGRPTVVPADEQGRIDPAELAGALDRALGSSGGSTGNPSAHAAGGATGAARPPLLVCLQAGNLHSGAFDPFLEAVAVAKAHGAWVHVDGAFGLWAAAVPELAALTAGLGGADSWGTDAHKTLNVPYDCGITVVRDAQALRAAMGVHTSYLIQDADGAADPFETVPELSRRARGVPVWAALKSLGRDGVAAQVQGLVRHAGQLAERLSALDGVEVLNDVVYTQVSLAFGDDVTTRAVTARVMADGRVWMSGSRWQGREILRISVSNWSTDDADVAVAVDAVRDALAAVRGQNG; encoded by the coding sequence ATGTCAGTTCCGGAACGGCGCTACAGCGGCGCCTTGGAGGCTGCGGCCCGGCACGCTCGCCAGTGGCTTTCGAGCCAGCAGACCCGGCCAGTCGGCCCACGCATGACCGCGGCGGACCTCGCCGCCGATTTTGGCGGTCCGCTGCCCCGGACCGGAATGCCGGCGGCGGAGGTCGTGGAATATCTGGCCGCAAAAGCCGAACCCGGCCTGATGGCCATGCCCTCCGGACGGTTCTTCGGCTGGGTCATCGGCGGCACCCTGCCGGCGGCGTTGGCCGCGGACTGGCTCGTCAGTGCCTGGGACCAGAATGCCGGGCTGCGGTTCGCCACCCCGGCGACGGCGGCCATCGAGGAGGCTGCCGGCAAGTGGCTCCTTGACCTGCTGGACCTCCCGCGGGAATCCGACGTCGGCTTCGCAACCGGCGCCACCATGGCCAACTTCACCGCACTGGCCGCTGCCCGCTGGCGCCTGATGGCCAATGCCGGCTGGGACCTCGATGCCGACGGACTCTCCGGCGCGCCCCGGATCCACTGCTTCGTGGGCCAGGAACGGCACGACACGATCGACCTCGGCCTCCGGTATTTGGGGCTGGGCAGGCCCACAGTCGTCCCGGCCGACGAGCAGGGCCGCATCGACCCGGCAGAGTTGGCTGGCGCCCTGGACCGCGCCCTGGGCAGTTCCGGCGGGAGCACAGGCAATCCGTCCGCACATGCGGCAGGCGGCGCCACCGGAGCGGCCCGGCCCCCGCTGCTGGTCTGCCTGCAGGCCGGAAACCTGCACTCCGGAGCCTTCGATCCGTTCCTTGAGGCGGTGGCCGTCGCCAAAGCGCATGGTGCCTGGGTCCATGTGGACGGCGCCTTCGGGCTCTGGGCGGCCGCCGTGCCGGAGCTCGCCGCACTGACGGCGGGGCTGGGGGGCGCCGATTCCTGGGGTACGGATGCGCACAAAACGCTCAACGTGCCCTACGACTGCGGCATCACGGTGGTCCGGGATGCCCAGGCGCTGCGGGCTGCCATGGGAGTGCACACCAGCTACTTAATCCAGGACGCGGACGGGGCGGCCGATCCCTTCGAGACGGTTCCGGAACTGTCCCGCCGCGCCCGCGGCGTCCCGGTCTGGGCCGCGCTGAAGTCGCTCGGCCGGGACGGCGTCGCGGCCCAGGTCCAGGGGCTCGTGCGGCACGCCGGGCAGTTGGCGGAGCGGTTGTCCGCGTTGGACGGCGTGGAGGTGCTCAACGACGTCGTCTATACCCAGGTGTCGCTGGCCTTCGGCGACGACGTCACCACCCGGGCGGTGACGGCCCGGGTCATGGCGGACGGCCGGGTCTGGATGTCCGGTTCACGCTGGCAGGGCCGTGAGATTCTGCGGATTTCCGTCAGTAACTGGAGCACCGACGACGCCGACGTCGCCGTCGCCGTCGACGCTGTCCGGGACGCCCTGGCGGCGGTCCGCGGGCAGAACGGCTAG
- a CDS encoding aminoglycoside phosphotransferase family protein codes for MSQCDDVPIPPELRRHLAGSTGGRGWLAALPRLIQQTLDQWDLRPDLASGALPWNGHGAIVIPVRPRTPPWAATGESGVAAGDAAVLKIAYPYDEALVEPHALTLWKGDGAVRLLAADAAAGALLLERLDAARSLQDEPMDVAVPVWGGLVRRLSRVPDDAPEWRELDHVAARAERWSDELPETWDRLGRPFPRWLLEAALEVCQTRGAVGRRSGRDVLVHTDLHYSNVLARPGRHAPAKRPASALRRAAGNAAENAALDPADGWAAIDPQPLIGEAEFAVAPLLWNRIRELPGADPERGLLERCRDFSLAAGLDSEAARQWSVAREVDNALDYAATPRHEGDLARSLWVASTLAGRTLPGLPAPGQLPAPGEARS; via the coding sequence ATGAGCCAGTGCGACGACGTCCCGATCCCGCCTGAGCTGCGCCGCCACCTCGCCGGAAGCACCGGTGGCCGCGGCTGGCTTGCGGCCCTCCCCCGGCTGATCCAGCAGACGCTGGACCAGTGGGACCTCCGGCCCGACCTGGCGTCCGGCGCGCTGCCGTGGAACGGCCACGGCGCCATCGTCATCCCGGTACGCCCCCGCACCCCGCCCTGGGCGGCCACCGGGGAATCCGGTGTGGCCGCTGGTGATGCGGCGGTCCTCAAGATCGCCTATCCCTACGACGAAGCGCTGGTGGAGCCGCACGCCCTCACCCTGTGGAAGGGCGACGGAGCTGTCCGCCTGCTCGCGGCCGACGCGGCGGCCGGGGCGCTGCTGCTGGAACGCCTGGACGCTGCCCGTTCCCTGCAGGACGAGCCAATGGACGTGGCCGTCCCGGTCTGGGGCGGGCTGGTCCGCCGGCTGAGCCGGGTTCCCGATGATGCGCCGGAATGGCGGGAGCTGGACCATGTGGCCGCCCGCGCCGAGCGATGGAGTGACGAACTGCCGGAAACCTGGGACAGACTGGGCCGGCCGTTCCCCCGGTGGCTGCTGGAAGCCGCCCTTGAGGTCTGCCAGACGCGCGGCGCGGTGGGCCGCCGCTCCGGGCGGGACGTGCTGGTCCACACCGACCTGCACTACTCCAACGTCCTGGCCAGGCCCGGCCGCCATGCCCCCGCAAAACGCCCCGCCTCTGCACTGCGCCGCGCAGCCGGGAACGCAGCGGAGAACGCAGCGCTGGATCCGGCCGATGGCTGGGCCGCCATCGATCCCCAGCCGTTGATCGGCGAGGCGGAATTCGCCGTGGCACCCTTGCTGTGGAACCGGATCCGCGAGCTGCCCGGGGCGGATCCGGAACGGGGCCTGCTCGAGCGCTGCCGGGACTTCAGCCTCGCAGCCGGACTCGACAGCGAGGCCGCGAGGCAGTGGAGCGTTGCCCGCGAGGTGGACAACGCCCTCGACTACGCCGCAACACCACGCCACGAGGGCGACCTCGCACGCTCGCTTTGGGTGGCCAGCACCTTGGCCGGGCGCACGCTGCCCGGGCTTCCTGCACCCGGCCAGCTTCCCGCCCCGGGGGAAGCGCGGAGCTAG
- the rimP gene encoding ribosome maturation factor RimP, translated as MTNAEATTSSDRTGTGKAEAAPAHNFEAERLHALLEPEVLAHRLYLEDVSIHVAGSNRVVHVVVDLPQEETGGVGLDVIAEISTSLSEILDNDPSTDARPYELEVSSPGVGRPLTEERHWHRARGRMVKVNVLQGENVTGRVQSVDDGGVTLVPEITVKKGMKPKQGEPLKLPFDRIRSGKVEIEFSHLEEAGLENAHNGPSEEA; from the coding sequence ATGACAAATGCAGAAGCCACGACTTCATCAGACCGGACCGGAACGGGTAAGGCTGAAGCCGCACCCGCCCATAACTTCGAGGCCGAGCGGCTGCATGCCCTCCTGGAGCCCGAGGTCCTGGCACACCGGCTGTACCTGGAAGACGTGTCTATCCACGTCGCCGGCTCCAACCGGGTAGTCCACGTAGTGGTGGACCTGCCGCAGGAGGAGACAGGCGGCGTCGGTCTCGACGTCATCGCCGAGATCTCCACGTCCCTGTCCGAGATCCTGGACAACGATCCCAGCACGGACGCACGGCCCTACGAGCTCGAAGTCTCTTCGCCGGGAGTGGGCCGTCCCCTCACCGAAGAGCGGCACTGGCACCGTGCCCGCGGCCGGATGGTCAAGGTCAACGTCCTGCAGGGCGAGAACGTCACCGGCAGGGTCCAATCCGTCGACGACGGCGGCGTGACGCTGGTTCCGGAGATCACGGTGAAGAAGGGCATGAAGCCCAAGCAGGGCGAGCCCCTGAAGCTTCCTTTCGACAGGATCCGCAGTGGAAAAGTCGAGATTGAATTCAGCCACCTCGAAGAGGCCGGCCTGGAGAACGCACACAATGGACCTTCTGAGGAGGCCTAA
- a CDS encoding YlxR family protein, with amino-acid sequence MQHLENQPQRTCIGCRSKGARSQLLRLIADTSGSSAVVVDERRRMTGRGAWLHPSEKCLALAVKRRAFGRALNGATGTADVERRILAGTQAVDTPVAAATTVQPESGSEN; translated from the coding sequence GTGCAACACCTCGAGAATCAACCGCAGCGTACCTGCATTGGATGCCGGAGCAAGGGCGCGCGGTCGCAGTTACTCCGGCTCATTGCCGACACCAGCGGTTCATCCGCTGTGGTGGTCGACGAACGGCGCCGGATGACTGGCAGGGGTGCATGGCTGCACCCCAGCGAAAAGTGCCTGGCACTGGCGGTCAAACGTCGGGCGTTCGGACGCGCCCTCAACGGCGCGACCGGAACAGCCGACGTCGAACGCCGGATACTGGCGGGCACGCAAGCCGTGGACACCCCGGTGGCCGCAGCAACAACCGTCCAACCTGAAAGCGGGTCAGAAAACTGA
- a CDS encoding VIT family protein encodes MDSQAAPVQHGNEPHHNDIAHRLNWLRAGVLGANDGIVSVAAIVVGVAGVTTDSGPILIAGAAGVVGGAISMALGEYVSVSSQKDSQRALIEKERRELAEQPEEELEELAAIYQGRGLSVETARTVAKELTAHDALAAHLSAELHIDETDIVSPWHAAFASAVAFLVGAILPMLAILLPPENIRVPLTFVAVLIALAATGAIGAWIGGGSQPKAAIRVVIGGAAALVATFLIGSWLGASGIVG; translated from the coding sequence ATGGACAGTCAAGCCGCCCCCGTTCAGCACGGGAACGAACCCCACCATAACGACATTGCGCACCGCCTCAACTGGCTTCGCGCCGGCGTGCTGGGCGCCAACGACGGGATCGTCTCCGTCGCCGCAATTGTGGTGGGCGTCGCAGGCGTCACCACGGACTCGGGCCCCATCCTCATCGCCGGTGCCGCCGGCGTCGTCGGCGGCGCAATCTCGATGGCCCTTGGCGAATACGTCTCCGTGAGCAGTCAAAAAGACAGCCAGCGGGCGCTGATCGAGAAGGAACGCCGCGAGTTGGCCGAACAGCCCGAAGAGGAACTCGAGGAACTGGCCGCCATTTACCAGGGCAGGGGCCTTAGCGTCGAGACCGCCCGCACCGTGGCGAAGGAGCTCACCGCCCACGATGCCCTCGCCGCGCATCTGTCCGCTGAACTGCATATCGACGAGACAGACATCGTCAGTCCGTGGCACGCCGCGTTCGCCTCCGCCGTAGCATTCCTTGTCGGCGCGATCCTTCCCATGCTTGCCATCCTGCTGCCGCCGGAGAATATTCGGGTCCCGCTGACCTTCGTGGCCGTATTGATCGCCCTCGCCGCAACCGGCGCCATCGGCGCCTGGATCGGCGGCGGTTCGCAACCCAAGGCCGCCATCCGCGTCGTGATTGGCGGCGCGGCCGCCCTGGTGGCGACCTTCCTGATCGGCAGCTGGCTTGGCGCCAGCGGCATCGTGGGCTGA
- a CDS encoding DUF4439 domain-containing protein, with product MNDDSTEQRRRGLVPRVAVLACLALVVASLGLAWRPGSPEEPVEPPFSEQARSAALVDSLRLRAAGENLEQSLAGDGNAMVARTVSLLTNQSRALLVPGQDNPAALYPSGADPWSAASAMPPPSTADSAPGSADPAIDPASAPAAELATGLAASASQRLADAARADGGMARLLAAVGTAQLLQASSLAAAVGAPAPAVSVPAAPQLSGPCPGPPAAPSSSADSVAGADTAAASLPGALAAMVEAEREAVYGYEVALTRLAGTTAGPAAELLADHQALASGAEALGMMHCVPVPLREAGYTLTSAFLAAPGAGLGALEASALPVYGDLVALSEGPTREWAISGLVGAARRSALWGADTGVLPGVAADPGQFPDLPSPAGTPGP from the coding sequence GTGAACGACGACAGCACCGAACAGCGGCGGCGCGGGCTCGTTCCCCGCGTGGCGGTCCTTGCCTGCCTCGCCCTTGTGGTTGCCAGCCTTGGCCTGGCCTGGCGGCCCGGCAGCCCCGAGGAGCCCGTCGAACCGCCGTTTTCCGAACAGGCCAGGTCCGCCGCCCTGGTGGATTCCCTGCGGCTTCGGGCCGCTGGAGAGAACCTTGAGCAGTCCCTGGCCGGCGACGGTAACGCCATGGTGGCGCGGACTGTGAGTTTGCTGACAAACCAGTCCCGCGCGCTCCTGGTGCCCGGCCAGGACAACCCGGCCGCCCTTTACCCATCGGGCGCCGACCCCTGGTCAGCGGCCTCTGCGATGCCCCCTCCGTCCACTGCTGACTCTGCTCCTGGATCTGCAGATCCCGCCATTGACCCCGCGTCCGCCCCGGCGGCTGAGCTGGCCACCGGGCTGGCCGCCAGCGCCTCGCAGCGGCTCGCCGACGCGGCCCGGGCCGATGGCGGCATGGCCAGGCTGCTGGCCGCCGTCGGGACCGCCCAACTGCTCCAGGCCTCGTCGCTCGCCGCTGCGGTGGGCGCGCCGGCTCCTGCGGTGTCCGTCCCCGCAGCACCCCAGCTCTCCGGCCCGTGCCCAGGCCCCCCGGCAGCGCCGTCGTCCTCCGCCGATTCCGTGGCCGGTGCAGACACCGCGGCCGCGTCCTTGCCCGGTGCGCTGGCCGCCATGGTGGAGGCCGAACGGGAAGCCGTGTATGGATATGAGGTGGCTCTGACCCGGTTGGCCGGCACGACGGCCGGGCCGGCGGCGGAGCTGCTCGCCGATCATCAAGCCCTCGCCTCCGGCGCAGAGGCGCTGGGCATGATGCATTGCGTGCCGGTTCCGTTGCGCGAAGCCGGTTACACCCTGACGTCGGCCTTCCTGGCCGCACCGGGTGCCGGTCTGGGGGCACTGGAGGCGTCGGCGCTGCCCGTATACGGCGACCTCGTGGCCCTGAGCGAGGGTCCCACCCGGGAGTGGGCGATCTCGGGCCTGGTCGGAGCAGCGCGCCGGTCCGCCCTCTGGGGTGCAGACACCGGCGTCCTTCCCGGCGTGGCCGCAGACCCGGGCCAGTTCCCGGACCTGCCCTCCCCTGCTGGAACGCCCGGCCCCTGA